The following proteins come from a genomic window of Corynebacterium falsenii:
- a CDS encoding bifunctional [glutamine synthetase] adenylyltransferase/[glutamine synthetase]-adenylyl-L-tyrosine phosphorylase codes for MTRPRTSRSAVPTARNLGLTHPRAQEDLDNLGWSNAEHADVLWSLAATGDPDLALNNLVRLFAALDSIAEDGGDLTSTVSSFSDASTRSLQQAIKDNQTFRTRLFGLFGASSMLGDHIVAHPLRWVRLSLDLPSGEEMMELMLDSVHAVADETEDGRTVYRAAITGSEADDAMRVTYRTILSRIAAIDVAGTMIQRANPDPEPVDFEVLSRALADAADAALTAALAVACAVVYGTADSETKHEPARLAVMAMGKCGAQELNYISDVDVIFVAEPADTKATRWAGEFINIGSRVFFEVDAALRPEGKNGALVRTLESHIAYYDRWAATWEFQALLKARPMAGDLELGQQYIEALAPKVWNASEREDFVQDVQAMRRRVIDNVPEEIRSRELKLGPGGLRDVEFAVQLLQMVHGRTDESLRVRSTVAALRALMDGGYVGREDGHSLIDHYAFMRMLEHRLQLQRLKRTHTLPPKDDEAALTWLARTSGRRPEGSRTAMQQLLSDVRRVGVEINQLHTKLFYRPLLSSVAAMSADTVRLSPEAAKRQLAALGYQYPDRAYEHLSALASGSSRKHKLQAIIMPTLLEWLGKTVDPDAGLLNYRKVSEAAEDRAWFLRLLRDENVVGQRLMTILGTSPYASELILNSLDSIKLLSDGANGPKLLDKNPAVVTHSLVAAAARHRDPEKAISVARSLRRAELARIASADLLGFMDVEQVCQSLSWVWDAVLEAALQAEIRWWEDEHAKNAPALISVIGMGRLGGAELGYGSDADVMFVTQPGEGVDDSEAVKWATTICDNVRSRLGKPSQDPPLEVDMDLRPEGRNGAIVRTMESYERYYEQWGETWEMQALLRATWIAGDKDLGIRFLHMIDKYRYPVGGVDQKTVQEVRRMKARVDAERLPRGADRNTHTKLGRGALTDVEWTVQLLAMQHGEGSQRLRNTSTLELLREMAGAELISEADSQILQEAWITATIARNAIVLVKGKRKDQLPSQGSQLRQVAAAAHWAPQDAQEFLDDYLKKTRKSRRVVDRIFWGEDIGFDEAF; via the coding sequence TTGACTCGTCCACGGACATCCCGTTCTGCCGTCCCCACCGCCCGCAACTTGGGGTTGACCCATCCCCGGGCACAGGAGGACCTCGACAACCTCGGGTGGAGCAATGCGGAACACGCGGATGTGCTGTGGTCCCTGGCCGCGACCGGCGATCCCGATCTGGCGCTCAACAACCTCGTCCGGTTGTTTGCCGCCCTGGACAGTATTGCCGAGGACGGCGGCGATCTGACCTCTACTGTCTCGTCTTTTTCCGACGCCTCAACGCGGTCCCTGCAACAGGCCATTAAGGACAATCAGACGTTCCGAACCCGACTGTTCGGCCTGTTCGGCGCGTCCTCCATGCTGGGTGATCACATCGTGGCACACCCGCTGCGCTGGGTCCGGCTGTCCCTGGATCTGCCTAGCGGCGAGGAAATGATGGAGCTCATGCTCGATTCCGTCCACGCCGTCGCCGACGAAACGGAGGATGGCCGCACGGTCTACCGCGCCGCCATCACCGGCAGCGAGGCCGATGACGCGATGCGCGTGACGTACCGGACGATCCTGTCGCGCATCGCCGCGATCGACGTGGCAGGCACGATGATTCAGCGCGCCAACCCGGATCCGGAGCCCGTGGACTTCGAGGTCCTTTCCCGCGCGCTGGCCGACGCCGCCGATGCCGCGCTCACCGCAGCCCTGGCCGTGGCCTGCGCCGTGGTCTACGGCACCGCGGATTCCGAGACCAAGCACGAGCCAGCCCGCCTGGCAGTCATGGCGATGGGCAAATGCGGCGCCCAAGAGCTCAACTACATCTCGGACGTGGACGTGATCTTCGTCGCCGAGCCCGCCGATACGAAGGCCACCCGCTGGGCCGGCGAGTTCATCAACATCGGCTCGCGCGTGTTCTTCGAAGTCGATGCGGCCCTGCGCCCCGAAGGCAAAAACGGCGCCCTGGTCCGCACTCTGGAATCGCACATCGCCTACTACGACAGGTGGGCCGCCACCTGGGAGTTCCAAGCGCTCCTCAAGGCCCGCCCGATGGCCGGTGACTTGGAGCTCGGCCAGCAGTACATCGAGGCCTTGGCCCCAAAGGTATGGAATGCCTCCGAGCGCGAAGACTTTGTGCAAGACGTGCAAGCGATGCGGCGTCGAGTGATCGACAACGTGCCGGAGGAGATCCGGTCCCGTGAGCTGAAGCTCGGCCCCGGTGGCCTGCGCGACGTGGAATTCGCCGTGCAGCTGCTGCAGATGGTCCACGGACGCACCGACGAATCCCTGCGCGTGCGCTCCACCGTTGCCGCGCTACGGGCGCTCATGGACGGTGGTTACGTGGGCCGCGAGGATGGGCATAGCCTCATCGATCACTACGCCTTCATGCGCATGCTGGAACACCGCCTGCAGTTGCAGCGCCTCAAGCGCACCCACACGCTGCCGCCGAAGGACGACGAGGCGGCGCTGACCTGGCTGGCCCGCACGTCAGGCCGGCGGCCGGAGGGCTCGCGGACCGCGATGCAGCAGCTGCTCAGCGACGTGCGCCGCGTGGGTGTGGAGATCAACCAGCTGCACACCAAGCTGTTCTACCGCCCGCTGCTGAGCTCGGTGGCGGCGATGAGCGCCGACACCGTGCGCCTGTCGCCGGAGGCCGCGAAGCGCCAGCTGGCTGCGCTGGGCTACCAGTACCCGGACCGCGCCTACGAGCACCTCAGTGCGCTGGCTTCCGGCAGTTCGCGCAAGCACAAGCTGCAGGCCATCATCATGCCCACGCTGCTGGAATGGTTGGGTAAGACCGTGGACCCGGATGCCGGCCTGCTCAACTACCGCAAGGTCTCCGAGGCAGCGGAGGATCGCGCCTGGTTCCTGCGACTGCTGCGCGACGAGAACGTGGTGGGGCAGCGGCTCATGACCATCTTGGGTACCTCGCCGTACGCCTCCGAGCTGATTCTTAATTCGTTGGATTCCATCAAGCTGCTTTCCGACGGTGCGAATGGCCCGAAGCTGCTGGACAAGAACCCGGCGGTGGTCACGCACTCGCTGGTCGCCGCAGCCGCTCGGCACCGCGATCCGGAGAAGGCGATTTCCGTGGCGCGCTCGTTGCGCCGCGCCGAGCTCGCCCGCATCGCCTCGGCGGATCTGTTGGGCTTCATGGATGTGGAGCAGGTCTGCCAGTCGCTGTCGTGGGTGTGGGACGCCGTGCTGGAGGCCGCACTTCAGGCCGAAATCCGCTGGTGGGAGGATGAGCACGCCAAGAACGCCCCGGCGTTAATCAGCGTGATCGGCATGGGCCGCCTCGGCGGCGCGGAACTTGGTTATGGGTCCGACGCCGACGTGATGTTCGTGACCCAGCCCGGTGAGGGAGTCGACGATAGCGAGGCCGTCAAGTGGGCCACCACGATCTGCGATAACGTCCGCTCGCGCTTGGGCAAGCCCAGCCAGGACCCGCCGCTGGAGGTGGACATGGACCTGCGCCCGGAGGGGCGCAACGGCGCCATCGTGCGCACCATGGAATCCTACGAGCGCTACTACGAGCAGTGGGGCGAGACGTGGGAGATGCAGGCGCTGCTGCGCGCCACGTGGATTGCCGGCGACAAGGACTTGGGCATCCGCTTCCTACACATGATCGACAAGTATCGCTATCCCGTTGGGGGAGTGGACCAGAAGACCGTGCAGGAAGTCCGCCGCATGAAGGCTCGCGTTGACGCCGAGCGCCTGCCCCGCGGCGCCGACCGCAACACCCACACCAAGTTGGGTCGAGGTGCGCTGACGGACGTGGAGTGGACCGTGCAGCTGCTGGCGATGCAGCATGGTGAAGGCTCCCAGCGCCTGCGCAACACCTCCACGCTGGAGCTGCTGCGCGAGATGGCCGGAGCCGAGCTCATCAGCGAGGCCGATTCGCAGATCCTGCAGGAAGCCTGGATCACCGCCACGATCGCGCGCAACGCGATTGTGCTGGTCAAGGGCAAGCGCAAGGATCAGCTGCCGAGCCAGGGCAGCCAGCTGCGCCAGGTCGCCGCTGCGGCGCACTGGGCGCCGCAGGATGCCCAAGAATTCCTCGATGATTACCTCAAGAAGACCCGCAAGTCTCGCCGCGTGGTGGACCGGATCTTCTGGGGCGAGGATATCGGCTTCGACGAGGCATTCTGA
- a CDS encoding SRPBCC family protein has protein sequence MAAEEISVSKTINAPIENVWALISDLESMGKRSPQCKVMKVVGGAPRKGSWTINLNRKGLLWWPTWSVVTAWDSLKTLEFKIPLNSSRWRFELTCDEPNSIGGHPKTTVTHKRLVDGNTTAVSRALVSVALGGEKSFETDLRAGMEQTLESLAKEAESTEKINP, from the coding sequence ATGGCCGCTGAGGAGATTTCCGTTTCGAAGACCATCAACGCCCCCATCGAGAATGTCTGGGCACTTATTTCGGACCTCGAGTCGATGGGCAAGCGCAGCCCCCAATGCAAGGTCATGAAGGTGGTCGGTGGGGCTCCCCGCAAGGGCTCGTGGACGATCAACCTCAACCGCAAGGGGCTGCTGTGGTGGCCCACGTGGTCGGTCGTCACCGCCTGGGATTCCCTCAAGACGCTGGAGTTCAAGATTCCTCTGAATTCCAGTCGCTGGCGCTTCGAGCTCACCTGCGATGAGCCGAACAGCATTGGCGGTCACCCCAAGACCACTGTGACCCACAAGCGCCTGGTCGATGGAAACACCACCGCTGTCTCTCGTGCCCTTGTCTCCGTGGCCCTCGGCGGCGAGAAGTCTTTCGAGACCGACTTGCGTGCAGGCATGGAGCAGACCTTGGAATCTTTGGCTAAGGAAGCCGAGTCGACCGAAAAAATCAATCCGTAG
- a CDS encoding glycosyltransferase family 87 protein, which yields MTTTTRSRAATVRPPLRLRSVRAVWLSWAIVQIFWISILTIARTPTEDIGYYFRGLHPELDPHAQLDSTPSLSEYPDAGVWPLRLIDLITPTNNTAFVIGFVATIVALSAAFLAFLIYLGRRSSAAGSLDAPTYWIFFSAAAGPILLTRLDLYPGLLVALTVAFLFTRPRVASALLGLATMSKLWPGVLAAALVGKWNNRSTWTRLIWFALSVVVTAGITIATSGFERLTSPLSYQGDRGLQVESIAATPLTLANSFNKDGWVIEYAASKSYEIFGPGVSAGIVVSNALMLATLALALGVACVRFVRGGWTPDKAASFFLLLVVLLIVSNKVFSPQYLTWFGPLLAVVLAVIPTHGLGKIPRVAIIIAAMTTLLYPFLYSQLVFGPNPVVALILAARNVLMIYLAFLCGRFALRR from the coding sequence ATGACCACGACAACTAGATCTCGGGCCGCAACAGTGCGCCCACCGCTGCGTTTGCGCAGCGTGCGCGCCGTATGGCTGAGCTGGGCCATCGTCCAGATCTTTTGGATTTCGATTCTCACCATCGCCCGCACGCCCACCGAGGACATCGGTTACTACTTCCGCGGGCTGCACCCTGAGCTCGATCCGCACGCTCAGCTGGACTCCACGCCGTCGCTTTCCGAATACCCCGATGCCGGCGTGTGGCCCCTGCGTCTCATCGACCTCATCACGCCTACGAACAACACAGCCTTCGTCATCGGGTTCGTCGCCACCATCGTGGCTTTGTCGGCGGCGTTTCTGGCTTTCCTCATCTACCTCGGGCGCCGTTCCTCAGCCGCCGGTAGTCTCGACGCCCCCACGTACTGGATCTTCTTTTCTGCCGCTGCGGGGCCCATATTGCTCACCCGCCTGGATTTGTATCCCGGATTATTGGTGGCGTTGACGGTGGCTTTTCTGTTCACTCGTCCACGGGTGGCATCCGCCCTCCTTGGACTGGCAACAATGTCCAAGCTCTGGCCGGGCGTACTGGCAGCGGCGCTGGTAGGCAAATGGAACAACCGCTCCACGTGGACCCGCCTGATCTGGTTCGCCCTCTCCGTCGTGGTCACCGCTGGGATCACCATTGCCACCTCGGGGTTCGAACGGCTGACTTCCCCGCTGTCCTACCAGGGGGATCGCGGCCTGCAGGTGGAATCGATCGCCGCGACCCCGCTCACCCTCGCCAACTCCTTCAACAAGGATGGCTGGGTGATCGAGTACGCGGCGTCGAAGAGCTATGAGATCTTTGGACCCGGTGTGAGCGCGGGCATCGTTGTATCGAACGCGCTCATGCTGGCCACGCTCGCGCTAGCACTCGGCGTGGCCTGCGTGCGCTTCGTGCGCGGAGGCTGGACCCCGGACAAGGCAGCCTCCTTCTTCCTGCTGCTCGTGGTCCTCCTCATCGTGAGCAACAAGGTATTCTCCCCGCAATATCTCACGTGGTTCGGCCCGCTGCTGGCGGTCGTCCTTGCCGTGATACCGACCCACGGACTCGGTAAGATCCCCCGCGTCGCCATCATCATCGCGGCGATGACCACGCTGCTTTACCCGTTCCTGTACTCCCAGCTGGTCTTCGGTCCGAACCCTGTGGTCGCCCTCATCTTGGCTGCACGCAATGTTTTGATGATCTACCTGGCGTTTCTCTGCGGCCGATTCGCGCTGCGCCGCTAA
- a CDS encoding sulfite exporter TauE/SafE family protein translates to MSLIVLVAVVVFIGAAMQRISGMGLGLLSAPVLSIAIDPVVGVLVVNILASANAFMSTLSVRSMVNWRKFALIGSVMIVGVIPGAMLISVVSAAVLQVIVGGVLLSALSLVTLGKRYVPQARGLAPAVAAGVAGGFMNTIAGVAGPAITVYAQAARWEQRSFAATLQPLFVVSGLLSFGVKLGAGTGDFSGIPMEIWPVSLVSMALGIVLASRFAERVPRLWAHRMAIAMASAGAASVLVRGLLTLLVG, encoded by the coding sequence ATGTCGCTCATCGTTCTAGTAGCCGTTGTGGTGTTTATCGGCGCGGCGATGCAGCGTATCTCGGGCATGGGGCTGGGGCTACTGTCTGCGCCCGTGCTCTCCATTGCGATTGATCCCGTCGTGGGGGTGCTGGTGGTCAATATCCTGGCCAGCGCCAACGCCTTCATGTCCACGCTCAGTGTGCGTTCCATGGTCAATTGGCGGAAGTTCGCGCTCATCGGATCGGTGATGATCGTCGGCGTGATACCGGGGGCAATGCTCATTTCCGTGGTGTCCGCGGCAGTGCTTCAAGTCATCGTGGGCGGCGTGCTGCTCAGCGCGCTGAGCCTGGTGACGTTGGGCAAGCGCTACGTGCCCCAGGCGAGAGGGTTGGCACCGGCCGTGGCGGCTGGCGTTGCGGGCGGGTTCATGAACACCATCGCCGGTGTCGCCGGCCCAGCCATTACGGTGTACGCCCAGGCCGCGCGGTGGGAGCAGCGCAGTTTCGCCGCGACCTTGCAACCGCTGTTCGTGGTGTCCGGTCTGCTGAGCTTTGGGGTGAAACTCGGTGCCGGGACGGGGGATTTCTCCGGCATCCCCATGGAGATCTGGCCGGTCAGCCTGGTGTCCATGGCGTTGGGGATCGTGCTAGCGAGTCGCTTCGCCGAGCGTGTGCCCAGGCTGTGGGCACACCGCATGGCTATCGCGATGGCGTCGGCCGGCGCGGCGAGCGTGTTGGTGCGCGGATTGTTGACTTTGCTGGTGGGCTAG